The Flavobacteriales bacterium genome segment CACCAAATTATATGAATGAGGTCATCTTTCTTTTCATAGGCGGATTTTTATTTGCTTACGCATTGGAAAAATGGAATTTGCATAACAGAATTGCGCTGAATATTATTTTAAAGACGGGTAAAACACCATCCTCGGTTTTGTTCGGCGTTATGTTTTCTGCTTATTTTATTTCCATGTGGATTAACAATACGGCAACAACAGCCATGTTGATTCCCGCTGTGCTGGCTATTTCCGGACAAATCAGTAAAGAAGATAACGAGCATGGCATTGCAGCTCCATTGCTCATCGGATTAGCCTTTTCAGCTTCCATAGGCGGAATGGCGACATTTATCGGAACGGCGCCCAATATGATTTTTCTGAAAGAATATACAGCCGCATTTCCCGATGGAACACCAATAAGTTTTGCCAGCTGGATGGCCTTTGGTGTACCGGTTAGTTTTTTATTGTTTCTCGGATGCTTTTATGTTTTAAAATGGCAATACCGAAAATTATTCACTTCGCAGAATATTGATTTATCCCAGTGTAAAAAAGATCTGGAAAATTTGGGTCCACTTCGCTATGAAGAAAAATGGATGATCTTCTTTTTTGTTTTATCCTTTTTAGGATGGTTCTTTTTAAAAGAAATAAAAATCGGATCGCTGGTTATTCCTTCCTGGACCAACATCTTTTCTTTACCACCGAAAATGGTGACGGAATCGACCGTTGCCATGTTCATCGTTTTTGTTTTGTTTTTTATTCCTTCAAAAAATAAAGCTGATCGATTAATTACCTGGAAAGAAGTGAAAAAATTGCCTGTTGGAATTATTTTTCTATTTGGTGGCGGATTTGCATTGTCCAAAGCCGTTGATGTAACTGAGTTGGATTTATCGATGGCCTCATTACTCTCCAATTGGGCATCAATTTCGCCATGGTTGCTGGTCTTATTACTGGTTATTTTCATGACTGTCCTTTCCGAATTCGCCTCTAATACGGCATCACTTCAGTTGGTTTTTCCGGTTTTGGTTACTTTCGTTGGACATTTATCTGCCGATCCACTTGTTGTTCTTATTCCTGTTACACTTGCTGCTTCTTGCGGGTTTATGTTACCAATTGCTACACCACCGAATACCATTGTTTTCGGAAGTGAAAAGATTACCAGTTCACAAATGATTCGTGCAGGTTTTTGGGTGGATATTTTGGGAATTACAATCATCACTCTTATCTCCATGACTCTGTTGCAGTGGATGTTAGGCTAAATGTGATTTTTGTCGCTTTTTACTTATTCAATTTCTCCTATATTTGTTTTGTGAATATATTCCTCAGGATATTTCTTTTTGTAGCAAGTTCCATTGTGTTGTTGCACAATCTACTTCCGCATAATCACCATTATGAGGAGAAGGAAATGACCGTTATTCATGAATTTGAAACGGATCAGGATGATATTCTCGATCCATTTTGGTTAGCTTTCCACAATGATGCAGGTTCTAATCTGGAGCATATTTTACCATCTACTCCTGCGGTTCATTTAGATTTTACACCGGAAAATATTTTGCTTCCGGATTTCAATTTTCACCTTGCTTTTCCTCTTGTTGAAAAAAGTGTAACTGCTCAAACAGTTTATAAAGCATTTTATTTCAACCCTTATTTTTGGGAATCCTCTACACTTCGCGGTCCCCCCGCTTGTTGATTTTTTGTCCTCCGGTATTCCGGAATGAATCAACTCATTCAATCAATCATTAATTATTTTTTATGTTCGAAAAGATCATTTCTTTTTCGATTCGCAATACGTTAATTGTCTTTATCATGGTGCTGGCATTAATCATTGCCGGTGTATGGTCGCTACAACATATTGCAATCGATGCTGTACCTGATATTACCAATAATCAGGTACAGGTAGTAACAACTTCACCCACACTCGCTCCCCAGGAAATTGAACAGGTCATCACCTTTCCGCTGGAAAGTAAACTGATGAATTTGCCGGGAGTTGAAGAGGTGAGGTCCATTTCCCGCTTCGGATTATCGGTGGTTACCGTTGTATTCGAAGAACATGTTCCCACCTTACAGGCACGCCAGTTGGTGAAGGAACAAATCGATGCTGCAGCTGCAGATATTCCATCTACATTAGGTAGTCCGGAACTTATGCCGATTACTACCGGACTGGGTGAAATTTACCAATATGTTTTGCGCGTAAAGCCCGGATATGAGCATTTGTACGACGATATGGAATTGCGTACCATTCAGGACTGGATTGTAAAACGTCAGCTTGCAGGAACAAAAGGGATTATTGAAATCAGTTCATTTGGCGGTAGAGTAAAACAATATGAAGTTTCTGTAGATCCTAAATTATTACGTCAGAATAATGTAAGCATTTCCGATGTATTCGACGCATTGGAAAAAAACAATGAAAACAGCGGTGGTAGTTATGTAGAGCGAAACCAATATGCGTATTATATCCGAAGCGAAGGTCGTGTACGGACGAAAGAGGATATTGAAAATATCGTTATTCGTAAATCCGGAAATGTTCCTCTGTTGATCCGCGATGTAGCCAAAGTAAATCTTGGTTCGCCTAACCGTTATGGAGCAATGACCATGGATGGTAAAGGAGAAGTGGTAGGAGGAATTACCCTGATGTTAAAAGGTGCGAATTCTTCTTATGCTATACGGAATGTACATGAAAGGGTAAAGAAAATCGCATCATCCTTGCCGGAAGGAATTGAAATTTATCCCTATATGGATCGCTCTGTATTGGTTGCTAAAACCAGTTCTACCGTTACAAAAAATCTGATTGAGGGTGGACTCATTGTCATTTTCGTTTTAGTTGTGCTACTCGGGAATTTTCGCGCAGGATTTATTGTGGCTTCTGTTATTCCACTCGCTATGCTGTTTGCATTGATCCTGATGTATGCTTTTGGTGTATCGGCTAATTTGATGTCGCTCGGTGCAATCGATTTCGGTATTGTGGTGGACGGAGCAGTTATTATTGTAGAAAGTGTACTGCATGTATTGCATGAAAATTATGCCGGTAAAAAATTATCGAAAGATGAAATGGGTGATGTAGTAAATAAATCTTCTCACCAGATCATTCAAAGTGCAGCATTTGGCGTCCTGATTATTTTGATTGTTTTTGTACCGATCATGACGCTTACCGGCATAGAAGGAAAGATGTTTAAACCAATGGCGCAAACAGTGAGTTTCGCGTTAATGGGTGCTTTGATTTTGAGTCTTACTTATGTACCAATGATGTCATCGCTGTTCTTAAAGCGACATATACATAATCACGTTTCAATTAGCGACCGGATTGTGAATTTCTTCAAACGGATTTATACTCCGGTTTTATCCAAAGCACTTCAATTTCCTAAAACCATATT includes the following:
- a CDS encoding SLC13 family permease, with product MLGPILALLVYGLMTSNGSDSLPSKAAALLVWMAVWWVSEAVNLYVTSLLPIIFLPLTGVMKMEDVAPNYMNEVIFLFIGGFLFAYALEKWNLHNRIALNIILKTGKTPSSVLFGVMFSAYFISMWINNTATTAMLIPAVLAISGQISKEDNEHGIAAPLLIGLAFSASIGGMATFIGTAPNMIFLKEYTAAFPDGTPISFASWMAFGVPVSFLLFLGCFYVLKWQYRKLFTSQNIDLSQCKKDLENLGPLRYEEKWMIFFFVLSFLGWFFLKEIKIGSLVIPSWTNIFSLPPKMVTESTVAMFIVFVLFFIPSKNKADRLITWKEVKKLPVGIIFLFGGGFALSKAVDVTELDLSMASLLSNWASISPWLLVLLLVIFMTVLSEFASNTASLQLVFPVLVTFVGHLSADPLVVLIPVTLAASCGFMLPIATPPNTIVFGSEKITSSQMIRAGFWVDILGITIITLISMTLLQWMLG
- a CDS encoding efflux RND transporter permease subunit yields the protein MFEKIISFSIRNTLIVFIMVLALIIAGVWSLQHIAIDAVPDITNNQVQVVTTSPTLAPQEIEQVITFPLESKLMNLPGVEEVRSISRFGLSVVTVVFEEHVPTLQARQLVKEQIDAAAADIPSTLGSPELMPITTGLGEIYQYVLRVKPGYEHLYDDMELRTIQDWIVKRQLAGTKGIIEISSFGGRVKQYEVSVDPKLLRQNNVSISDVFDALEKNNENSGGSYVERNQYAYYIRSEGRVRTKEDIENIVIRKSGNVPLLIRDVAKVNLGSPNRYGAMTMDGKGEVVGGITLMLKGANSSYAIRNVHERVKKIASSLPEGIEIYPYMDRSVLVAKTSSTVTKNLIEGGLIVIFVLVVLLGNFRAGFIVASVIPLAMLFALILMYAFGVSANLMSLGAIDFGIVVDGAVIIVESVLHVLHENYAGKKLSKDEMGDVVNKSSHQIIQSAAFGVLIILIVFVPIMTLTGIEGKMFKPMAQTVSFALMGALILSLTYVPMMSSLFLKRHIHNHVSISDRIVNFFKRIYTPVLSKALQFPKTILMLAFSGFTAALILFSFMGGEFIPTLEEGDLAMQMTLKPGSSLQESIRATNMAEKILLENFPEVKHVVAKIGT